In Lolium rigidum isolate FL_2022 chromosome 3, APGP_CSIRO_Lrig_0.1, whole genome shotgun sequence, the genomic window AACCCAACTCGAGGGGTCCGAAGATGCCACCTCCAAAGGATGAGGATGACAGTGGAGgtgaggaagaagagggagaagaacatgAAAATGCACTATGTGGTGCGTGTAATGACAACTATGGACAGGATGAATTCTGGATCTGTTGTGATGCTTGTGAGACATGGTACCATGGTAAGTGTGTGAAGATTACACCTGCCAAAGCTGAGCACATCAAGCACTACAAATGCCCGAATTGCAGCAGCAGTAGCAAGAGAGCCAGAGCATAGATGCCTGAAGaaccaagaatttgacctactgtAAAGACCCACATGGGATGGGATGCCCAATGGGTGTGCATTCGGTTGCTTTGAGATTAGGACCAGCTTTAGGGGTCTTTATGTGTTGTTATGTGGTGTATGTCTGACATTCTAGATTTTCCATTAGTATTAGCAACTAATTGTAACAGCTTGTATTTGTTCGAGCCTTCTCAGTGCACATGTTTGAGACTTATTGTTTTTAGCTTGTGTATCATGTACTTGTAGTTCGTTGGCAAAAAAAATCTGCTGTTGTTGTGTTATATTGCACTCCACCGAGATCATTTGGTCATGAAATCTAGCAGGAAGCCCATCTAGTTGTGGTGTTTGTCAGCTCATGTAATAGCGGTTTGTTTTCTGGTGATTTTAGTACGTatgttttttttatatatatgtTATCATGGCCAAACATATCAATGATTTGCTGGACTACCTGCCAATGCATAACACTGATCATGTTTCAGATTTAGATGTTGCCGAGACCTCATCCTTTCCCTTCAGCAGTTCTCCTCTGCTTTTGTGACAGCTTATCTCCATATAATCTAGTGGGTTTGACTTGTGCAGTGCTCAACTTTTGTCAAATGGGACATCCGGATTGAAGAGTAGACTGCATCAGATGCTGCCCCGCCAGTTTACACGCGGATCTGCATAAATCGAGGTCCGCTTTACCTTTGCTCCTCTGCTTTTGTTTTTCTCTCTGCGTTTTCTGCTCATGTCCTTGTCCTAGTTGCAGCCTATCTACTTTATCTTCCACTCTGCCAACCTTTGCCTTTTTGACTTGTCAAGTTTATCGCAATTCTTTTTTGGTCTGTTTCAGCGCTTTCCGTGCGCTCCAAATCCTGGCGACAACAATAGCTCCCTGTTGTGTAAGATCTTTTCGATTTTTTGGTTGGTTGCTGTGTTGGTTGTTTGGATAAATGTGGCGATGATTCAACTGCCACCCAGGTCAGGTGCCACGCCAGTTTCTACCACATAGCGCCTACCTTATTAGCAGGCAGCTGAAGACATAAAATATATACAATTGTGGTGAGAGAAATCATCTATGAGAACACTATATTACCAATGACTTTTGCTTGAAACAATAGGAGAACCAAACATCTGAATAAACAAGGTCAAAAGAACACCTATACATATTCACTAAAAAACAACACCCATACAGAGATTCGCTGTAACTATATATGTGCATCAAAATTACAAACTAGACATGTCACCTAAGACAAACCCCAGAAAACCAAGATGAACTAAGTACGGCAAAGAGGAGCCACCTAGATGACCAAGATGATGATGCCATTACTGGAAGGAGCCGATAGACCAGGAATTGAGCGCAACCAATCTGAGGAAATGATTTTGAGGTGGGCTTCAGATGTATTGGGAAACCAAAAATCAATAAGAAGGTAGACTGAAATCGACCAGAGATGGAGACAGACGAGTTGTGCGTCCAATCGCTCAAGGGGTATAGTAGACCCCCTAtattaggctctgataccatgtgaaaaaaaaaaatgcaatttGTATTTTTGGAGAGGCCAAGAGACGAGACATATACAAGCCCAAATGTGGTGAATATGCAGTTGATCCTTCGTACACAAGGATAGCATATATACATCTAATAAATGGAAAGTTCAATTTTGACTTTTAATGGCGCGCTTCCAAacaataaaacacgaggatatgactgTAAAATTTAGCTGAAAAATAGATCTATAACTACCGTTTCTTTGAGATTTCCGATCATGTTCATGCTAATGGTGCAAACGTAATTTCCATATATTTGTAAATTACTCAACTTGTTAAAGCTGAAAGGATATTTTTGAGTAGTTGTTCGGCATTTTAGTATTTTTAAGGTAATATACTCAATAACCGGGATACATGTTTTTTGTAACGTAGTGCCAATTAATTAATGAATACATCACATTCCTAGTTAATGAATTTGAATCTGATGCTGTAGCAAAGCAGCATCAAATTCCAGTATTATAACCCCCACTGATGCAGGGTTAGTGTTGCATGCACCACATGAAGGCAGCGGCCCCGTCGGTGTATATTAATCACTATTTTCCCCCCTTTTGTGTAGAATTTTTCATGCTAAGGCAGGGGTCAGGAAAGAACAACAACATAAGAATTCCAACTTCATTGTTTGCTTCACTAAATTGTAAGTACTATTACAGAAACACTACCTTTGCCTTTAGTCTTGTCAACTAGTAATGCCTTTGCACTTTCTCCGATCCTCCCCCTCCAACGGAATGTTCTTTGAAGGAAATGTTGCATGCCATGCCATGGACAAATGATCAGCTGAAAGTTATGTAGAATTGACATGGTTGGTCCATGGGATATGTAAGTAGAATTCCCCTATGATGTTGCTGTCAACCCATGTGATCGATCCTTCGAGAATAAGAATTTGAGCATGGTGGACTGAATCAAATGGTGCCAAAATGTCGACATGAATTCGGAAACTAATTTCACCTGTTTGCAAGCGtccttttttcaaaattttactaATGAAAGTGTACTTACCGTTTTACATAGATGTGCAAAATATCAAAATCATGCTATCTTGTATTGCTTTCCAACAGAAAAACATAGTGCTATCCGTGAAGCATTTTTTTCTAGCTCATTCAGCCACCACTAACATAGCACGAAGAATATGTGTGGGGTTGAGTTGTTTCAAATGGCTAGGAATGTTCCACACCATCAATTTCTTTCTATTGAAAACATCTGCCGAGGAAATTATCCAACCTACACTTTTCGTGCTCTGATTCGTCGACTCATCGGGTGACACACTTTGTGTTACAAAGTGCACTGGAACAACAATATCAACACCGCAGCTAAACCATGACCATGAGGAGTTCTAAAGTTCCCATTAATTTTCCGTGAGGTATAAAGCAAAGTCTTTATCCCTTCACTATTGCTAGCTGCCAGCACCATATATAAGAGAGTGACAGATATGTTTGTGAGAGAGGTGAATAGATTATGATAGCGCTTCTCCTGGGAACCGTGCGCCGCCTTCAGTTAGTCCAAAAACCCTACATTCTTCTCAGAAAGCTCCTTGTTTTGATGTTGATATTTAGGAATCCATACTAATACTAAAGAACTTGTTTGTTTGAGTCAAACCTACTGTCCAAATTGCCAATGGAAGAAGCCTTTGATGCATGAGGTATCTGATTCCAAAGGCATTTGATTCTTCCACCCAAGAGTTGACCTCCGAATATAATTTCCTGCAcattcccctctcctctctctcataATATTTAGTGGTAGTAGTGGTGGCTAGCTTTCGTCTTGCAGCTCCTTTTCCCCAAGTCATAAGGCCAATAGTAGATCTGTTGACGCAGAGGCTTCACTGGAGAATTTCTTGTGAAGATGACACTCATCAGAGTCTGACCATGGCCATCCATAGGTTCCTTTCTCTCTCTACCTATATCTCCCATGGCCCACTTGCAAGTGAGTGCATGCAGAAGAGGGAGTGTGCTGCCTATAACTCTCATGCACCATATCTCTCTCATCTCCTCCCCCTCTCTATATTCTTCTCATGAGGGCATATAAGACATGAAGGTGTTCAGGGGCAAGATTTGGACAGCACTAGGGTCAGTCATGGACCATGCAGGCGCAGCCGCCTCCACCAAGGCttccacggcggcggcgccggaccgAGCGCTCCTAACCGACATCGAGGCTGCCATCGCGCGGTGCACCGACGGAGGCGGCGGGGGCGGGAGCGTCAGCGACGACCGGCATGTGCACGAGATCCTCTTTCTCGTCTCCAACGCGCCGGGCGCGATCACCTTCCTCTCCCGCCGCATCACGGCGCGCCTCGAGGCCGCGCGCACCCCGGCCACCGCGCTCCGGTCTCTGCTCCTCGtccaccgcctcctccgcgcCGGCGACCGCTACTTCGAGCAGGACTTCCGCGGCCTCTGGGCCTCCCGCGACCTCCGCGTCAACGCGCCACGGTGCGGCTGTTCCTGCTCTCCCCTCGCTGCCTCCGGCGCCGGGGTCAACTATGTCACGGCCAGCGTTGCGGCTGCCACCGGCGCCTGCTCCTTCCTCCACGGCTACACGGCCTACATCGAGGAGCGTATGCAGTGGGTGATCAACCAGTCCGGCAACCTGGAGCCCACCCCTCCGCCACAACAGGATCCCGACGATGGCAAGCCGCACCCGCACTCCTCCtacgaccacgccgccgccgaggcgcTCCTCTTCAAGCTCGCCATGTGCCAGAGGCTGCTCGACGTCGCCATCCAGCTCCTGCCGGACAACAACACGAGCGCCAGCGCCGCCGCGCGCTCGGCCTTCGGCATTGTGCTCCGGGAGAGCTTCAAAGTTTACGACGCCTTCAAGGAAGGCCTCGACCTAATGCTACGGTCAAGAAGCGTCGGCCTCACCAAGTCTCTCAGGGTTTCGGCTCACGAAGTGCTCAGGAAGGCGTGCGCTCAGACGCCCGAGCTCAAAGACTTCTACCACAAGTGCAAGAAGAGCAATGTCGGCAAGGTCATGGAGTACCCCGTCGTCAGGGTCGTCACGCAGGCGATTGAGCTCGTGCCGCCGGTGAGCAGGGAAGATGAGCTTGAAAGTGGTGAGGTGGCTCAGGAGAGCGAAGGCGACACGTCGTTTGAGAGCAAGCTGGAGACCACTATCAGCCCGGTGTGGGTGGAGTTCGACGACGATGATCAGCAGGCTGGCCGTGAGACTACCGGCGACGATCACGGCAGCTTGCAGGCCCAGCAGCCTAGCTAGCTAACCACGTAGGAGTTATTTGCAGCATCCAAGTATGTTAATTTTGAGTGATTGGATTGGTCTACTCGATCACCTCTTCTCTTCTTGTGTTTCAAGGGTAGTCAACTGAAGGATATCCGGCCGTGTCTTCATTCACTTGGCAAGAAAGCCAATAATTTTCCTTTAAAGTTCTGTTGTTTCTTCTTGGTAGTTTTTTTCTGGTCGCCTTTGTTTGCTCCTTATGCTTCCACGTAGCCTATTGTTTTTGCCATCATATTCACGTGTTGACACTACCAAGTGATCGATCATATATATTCCTTTCTTTGGCCAAACATACACATGGTGTAACAATAGCATGGTGTAATTTAGTACTCCGTACATTTCTTCTTAACAATGTACTAGTATCAAATTTGGTTGCAGTTTAACTTCTTGATTATTGTGATACCATTTCAACTCATAAACCTGAATTTGGAATATTATCACAACAATCTCacacaaataagcaaatatgcacTTCTACTCACTTGCTCTCTTCATCTAGGTCTAGAATAAGTAGTATTGGTCGCTCTTTACATGTTGGACCAACGATCTCACACAATTAAGCAAATATGTACTTCTACTCACTTGcccacatttttttttgaaatgggggaaatatcgccccagcttctgcatccaaaggatgcacacggcttttttttattatattattcacaaaaccttacaagaacaatacaaaagatcaatctcgaaacaaccttactatacctacagtggaatgaagagggtgacaatacaccaactcacatcatccaaaactaaatgcctacccaaaccgcccaatagcaggtgagaagcacattcagtcaagcagactctcagcgcacgccaacgcacacgcctccgaagttgctcccgccgtcttcctcgactccatcttcaagagggatcatcgtattaaccttgcaagacctgctgtcgatgccaccatgacaccAGAcgtctccaccatcctgcacgtatacatcatcccgcatctgtcgtcgataccctgcagcaccatgccactgagactcagcgccaacaatgtggtagatgaacaccactccaccgaaaaCCGCcagcatccagcagctgctccaaaaacgatgccccaagaggtagaacgacgcagggcgcgccgccatcgttcgatccgggagacccggacctagggtttcccccggagcagcacgagtgagagaccgcaaactgcgacgacgatgccttcaagaaggaaagcgacgcttaacgccgccatcgcccgccaatcatggcacggttttcaccgacagccgcaaGTCCCCTACTCGGCGAGAGCGAATGTAGAGGccaacaaagatgatgccttcacaagggaacgacgccaatagccgccgccatcatccgccaagaacgaagtcaaggctcggtgttcaccggtggccccttcgccgctaactcgtcgtcgactagatctccatcaccggggtagagggatctcgtgatccaccatcccagcaaccagccgacctcctccggcgaagaagaaggcagcCTCCACCTTCGAACCCGAGGCTGATGCCCCGAGCGTCCTCGTTCCGCGGGAGAATCCCAAGGTCACCCCctcgcaccggcgagaggcggaggggaTGGCGCATCCCACCACCATCCGCCACCGGTGTGCCGCCGCCGGGAGGCAGGGGAGGCCGCGGCACAGAGGCCACCGTCGCCCCTCCAtcctccgaccgccgccgccccgccatcaCACGGGAGGCCGGAAGTCCACTCACTTGCAAATAACACAACTAAACAAGTACATTATGTAGAAGCAGTAGTTTTGTTTAATTTCACCAATAAACAAATGCAGGATTTAGATTCCAACTCAAAACCATGATCTATATTTCAGCTTATTTTGTTCAACTAACTCTCCTAGTTTTGTATCACAACAAAAAAGAGCGACCGgtaggggagtgatgttttggcacatgggagcatatgctccctttattttaaaatacatgttagacacattttaaaatatcaaaaaaattgaaacaaaaatttcgcacgtacatcttcatgtgctacatactcacaaagtcatttcatgaaaaatcgacatgccatgtggcgtgtgtaaaaaagacaaaattcggtgctgaaacaaacacttgtcacaagataaattttctctttttcgcttagactacaaaaaatatcatttttcgtgaaacttgacgaatacacatatattatggagatgtacatgtaaatttttttatcaaaaaattttaacacttaaaaatatgtttttatggttgagggatcatacgcacccgggagccgaattgagtttctggacCGGTAGTACTTATTCTAGACATAGATGAAGAGGGGTCGTTGAGTTCCAGCTCTAGAACTATCCACCAGAGATCAAGCAAACACTCGAGTCTTCTCCTTGCCCAAGTACCTTGGCAAGGAGAGTTCATCGTGTTTATCCTTGTAAACACTTGTTCGTTCACCATCTATGTAATGTAGTAGGAGGTCAGGATTTTAGCTTTCGAGCAGTCCGAACCTGGGTAAAATCATTGTGTGTTTGACATGAGTTTGGTTCATACTCTTGCCGCCCCTTCACAAAAGGGGTGTCTACATCCCCGGTGTCCGCGAACGCACTCACCACAATGACATTGAAAGAGTTGTCAGATTGATTCGCCGCGATTGCAGAAGCAACAAATTAGTGCTCTAATACTAATTTCACTTAAGaaggttaactttggtcaaaataACACCCCGACCCATGTCCCACATGAACATCTTG contains:
- the LOC124699594 gene encoding putative clathrin assembly protein At1g33340; the encoded protein is MKVFRGKIWTALGSVMDHAGAAASTKASTAAAPDRALLTDIEAAIARCTDGGGGGGSVSDDRHVHEILFLVSNAPGAITFLSRRITARLEAARTPATALRSLLLVHRLLRAGDRYFEQDFRGLWASRDLRVNAPRCGCSCSPLAASGAGVNYVTASVAAATGACSFLHGYTAYIEERMQWVINQSGNLEPTPPPQQDPDDGKPHPHSSYDHAAAEALLFKLAMCQRLLDVAIQLLPDNNTSASAAARSAFGIVLRESFKVYDAFKEGLDLMLRSRSVGLTKSLRVSAHEVLRKACAQTPELKDFYHKCKKSNVGKVMEYPVVRVVTQAIELVPPVSREDELESGEVAQESEGDTSFESKLETTISPVWVEFDDDDQQAGRETTGDDHGSLQAQQPS